A region of Bacteroidota bacterium DNA encodes the following proteins:
- a CDS encoding T9SS type A sorting domain-containing protein, with the protein MLGYLHSLIALALLIVPGALQAQPPSTVSSQAELNALSVVVADTGKVVLRQGYYEAGDGGGMNFRLYHGSNPLLANLQGSIIPGLIFPAGARQSKSESVTFSSANSRQRDTTSCAPVIPGSYSITLSGTDAGGNSYTVALADSSMHGVVWQGRENWKPLLNYATGKFQEREGPGGFAMKGLFARHLGGTSQDSWSISGTVEYDCAQDNLYWVAIRPEGGALLSNTTEWDARWFGARSEAQEAYFDNTDALGWASWGIKRFNQLQLGTAESLHLPDPECSTACDGELYWRAGTVQLPSGVMLTGDVGVTLASTDSTDEHGNNYRPVVLPEVATVLKTLPPPQSMGSIVLGGPPPSVCPSCRIQLDATLARRDYAEPYHLAPDARILLAYSTNSIQPEYAASSFKARDIVVDVSFREDSFYDDFYEDNGYYDNTPGYRIDHEYAETGPVYTYDELNEAVRNTPGSIGFAQSSHGDNTGLRIPSNQKFNLTNVGVLNTHSNGVLSYWVDRPVLRSDWHNFRDLYFRDAGTFNHALYLYGCTEITNVTIEGVGWGHTALQCSEVENLVVKNLIANPHHSESYVIGVRGGARYSTCQDAIDDPYNIYNNCPNKINNYYVDIGNFQGSPKSVFGVAGPDITIENGVIVQGDFKQMSPFGVSLNYDADSLQAYSDNHFSDLTVVASDGNAASAILNNDWHVWESSVENVDFKNTSSSSLDYDFKYCTRIRGATSGRPGGGDPQSFVWKNIGETEAAHCEKLIQYKPSSNRERRHWYIDSNFRNTNAYFMIDDGDDKDSIGDYCSSGAPCAKLDNTPILFVNSTFELPGQLKREEADLFYEVSRFRNVVSEEGWVSEDSLLWVCPQDTSGTYQRAIATNLLWTPHPLRGQVEFGGDLGPILDADSTSWSFVDGDGTAFASNETKETPLFGFELPNGCSENDTLTVNVTVARLLDKSGNLLDVPDTEAWHAGQRVAAENALEAKQDAALPGSPRLDAVYPNPSRGGAISIVVEMPEPGPVRVDVFDLLGRTISVLADERMEAGRHQAELNTHGLGSGVYFVRFRSGDEVQTRKITVLR; encoded by the coding sequence ATGCTCGGGTACCTCCATAGCCTAATTGCGCTCGCTCTTCTAATCGTTCCAGGAGCTTTACAGGCACAGCCTCCCTCTACTGTTTCGAGCCAAGCTGAACTCAATGCCCTTAGTGTCGTGGTGGCAGATACGGGTAAAGTGGTGCTCCGTCAAGGCTACTACGAAGCCGGAGATGGCGGAGGCATGAACTTCAGGCTTTATCACGGTTCTAATCCTCTACTGGCGAACTTGCAAGGTAGTATTATTCCAGGCCTCATCTTCCCGGCTGGAGCAAGACAAAGCAAATCAGAATCCGTTACGTTCAGTAGCGCCAACTCGAGGCAAAGGGACACGACATCATGTGCCCCCGTCATACCAGGCTCTTATTCCATTACCCTGAGTGGCACTGACGCGGGGGGTAATTCATATACCGTTGCTCTCGCCGACTCCTCCATGCATGGAGTGGTATGGCAGGGCCGGGAGAATTGGAAACCTCTTCTGAACTACGCGACAGGGAAATTCCAGGAGAGGGAGGGCCCGGGAGGATTCGCCATGAAGGGACTTTTCGCCAGGCACCTCGGAGGGACTAGTCAAGATTCTTGGAGTATTTCTGGCACAGTGGAATACGACTGTGCTCAGGACAATCTCTACTGGGTTGCAATCAGGCCGGAGGGCGGGGCTCTTCTCTCGAATACAACAGAGTGGGACGCTAGGTGGTTTGGAGCGCGGAGCGAGGCGCAAGAGGCCTACTTCGACAACACGGACGCGCTCGGCTGGGCGAGTTGGGGAATAAAGAGATTTAACCAACTGCAGCTGGGTACAGCAGAGTCATTGCATCTCCCAGACCCAGAGTGTTCCACCGCGTGCGACGGAGAACTATACTGGCGCGCAGGAACTGTTCAGCTCCCGAGCGGCGTCATGCTAACCGGCGATGTCGGGGTTACTCTCGCCAGCACAGACTCCACAGACGAGCATGGCAACAACTACCGCCCAGTTGTCTTACCAGAGGTCGCAACCGTTCTGAAGACACTGCCTCCTCCACAGTCGATGGGGTCCATTGTTCTAGGAGGACCTCCACCATCCGTGTGTCCCTCATGCAGAATCCAACTAGACGCTACTCTAGCAAGACGAGATTATGCGGAGCCGTACCACCTCGCTCCTGACGCCCGCATCCTCCTCGCCTATAGCACGAACTCTATTCAGCCAGAGTATGCTGCTTCCTCCTTCAAAGCTCGAGATATCGTAGTCGATGTCTCGTTCAGAGAAGACTCGTTCTACGATGATTTCTACGAAGACAATGGATACTACGACAACACGCCGGGATATCGCATTGACCACGAGTATGCCGAAACGGGTCCCGTCTACACGTACGATGAGTTAAACGAGGCTGTCAGAAACACTCCGGGCTCCATAGGCTTTGCGCAGAGCTCTCACGGTGATAACACTGGGCTTCGGATTCCCAGCAACCAAAAGTTCAACCTGACCAACGTAGGTGTACTCAACACGCATTCTAATGGAGTTCTGAGCTACTGGGTGGATCGACCAGTCCTGCGGTCTGACTGGCACAACTTCCGAGACCTATATTTCAGAGACGCAGGGACCTTCAACCATGCGCTCTATCTGTATGGGTGCACTGAAATAACTAACGTCACGATAGAAGGTGTGGGGTGGGGTCACACTGCACTGCAATGCTCTGAGGTAGAGAATCTGGTGGTTAAGAACCTGATAGCTAACCCTCATCACAGTGAAAGCTATGTTATAGGAGTGAGAGGCGGCGCAAGGTATAGTACATGTCAAGACGCAATTGATGATCCTTACAATATATATAATAATTGCCCTAATAAGATTAATAACTACTACGTCGATATAGGCAACTTTCAAGGAAGTCCCAAGAGTGTATTTGGTGTTGCTGGGCCTGATATAACCATAGAGAATGGAGTTATAGTCCAAGGGGACTTCAAGCAGATGTCACCGTTTGGCGTGAGCCTCAACTACGACGCCGACAGCCTGCAAGCGTACAGCGACAACCACTTCTCAGACCTGACTGTGGTGGCGTCTGATGGAAACGCCGCGTCTGCGATCCTAAATAATGACTGGCATGTGTGGGAGAGCTCAGTCGAAAACGTTGACTTTAAGAATACTTCATCTAGCTCATTGGACTATGACTTTAAATATTGCACCCGCATTCGGGGTGCTACAAGCGGTCGGCCCGGTGGGGGAGACCCGCAGAGTTTCGTATGGAAGAATATAGGAGAAACTGAAGCCGCTCACTGCGAGAAGTTAATACAATACAAACCTTCTAGTAATAGGGAGCGTAGACACTGGTACATAGACTCAAACTTCAGAAATACTAATGCATACTTTATGATAGACGATGGTGACGACAAAGACTCTATCGGAGACTATTGCAGTTCAGGTGCTCCCTGTGCCAAGCTGGACAATACACCTATCTTATTCGTGAACTCGACATTCGAGCTACCAGGGCAGCTCAAGCGCGAGGAGGCTGACCTGTTCTACGAAGTGTCGCGATTCAGGAACGTCGTTAGTGAGGAGGGGTGGGTAAGTGAGGATAGTCTCCTGTGGGTATGTCCTCAGGACACATCAGGTACCTATCAAAGAGCTATTGCAACGAACCTTCTGTGGACGCCCCATCCACTGCGTGGCCAAGTGGAATTCGGAGGAGACCTCGGACCGATTCTCGATGCTGACAGCACCTCGTGGAGCTTCGTTGATGGTGATGGAACGGCTTTCGCAAGCAATGAGACGAAGGAAACCCCCCTCTTCGGATTTGAACTTCCCAACGGGTGCAGTGAAAACGATACATTGACTGTGAATGTCACCGTAGCCAGGCTTCTAGACAAGAGCGGGAATCTGCTAGATGTCCCCGATACAGAGGCCTGGCATGCTGGACAAAGGGTTGCTGCAGAGAATGCCCTAGAGGCTAAGCAAGACGCTGCGCTGCCTGGTTCGCCGCGCCTCGACGCTGTT